A genomic segment from Thermococcus sp. encodes:
- the cas10 gene encoding type III-A CRISPR-associated protein Cas10/Csm1, with protein MELKELVSLGGLLHDIGKPVQRAGLYSGDHSKQGAKFLRELAKSTGREEYKLLALFSKFHHRNHMKETEMIKKISEVRPERFGLSENDILRALWIVYEADNLSSTEREEGKPEQIRPLYSIFNQEKAYRPISLDFAQELPLPGEVERLMGEDYRKVVEGLQREIPKAGLRVVWLLPVLEKHLTFVSSVTSKGNVISLYDHLRMTSAIALAMFKAGCTVEGIKTGRCKDEKKFLLIEGDFSGIQDFIYGISGKGTLKYLRARSAYLELIAWDIVIEILRRLSLTRINVVFNAGGHFLILGQNTEDARRELESIRKHVVEWLYREFDGKLYLALEWEALTGEELGRKNGKKLFAEARKRLKRKLSLKKLRRFEEVENLFKDPEAGGRLEECAICGKEVPESELEAFRLSDDSNVRACKTCNELAELGQKLPKVKGVVLDRKAHEGEGITKGPFRYFIPYTEDPIPEGEVLLLKNTLDVPENLPEGIEFIPYLVADYFKPNAENEHTVAEFTELAENSTGTKRLGVLKGDVDNLGLFFMNLDSPSKLATASRFMDYFFKAYLNEIIRGKFRYTMGEIPSLRDWPEEPDIVVVYAGGDDFFIVGAWDQVFELAFRIREAFRAYTGNGRSLSAGLGYFHPKTPIYRMADVVSERLERAKNEGSDKDRVFVIERTAPEGFPIAYRWEQYEELWKTYKPRIYAGNGGLVKELASKKGLLWRILELRELYVRDPKSVKWAYLIAYLLGRHKLSGLFPELVGIDAEAVLRGRPQPIYWVDGILKVVLMAVRG; from the coding sequence TTGGAGTTGAAAGAGCTAGTTAGCCTCGGCGGACTCCTCCACGACATTGGAAAGCCCGTCCAGAGGGCAGGCTTGTATTCAGGCGACCACTCCAAACAGGGGGCGAAGTTCCTCAGGGAGCTGGCGAAGAGCACCGGCAGGGAGGAGTACAAACTTCTGGCTCTGTTTTCGAAGTTTCACCACCGAAATCATATGAAAGAGACCGAAATGATAAAAAAGATCAGCGAAGTCCGCCCTGAGCGCTTTGGGCTCAGCGAAAATGACATTCTCAGGGCGCTTTGGATTGTCTACGAGGCAGACAATCTTTCCTCAACGGAGAGGGAGGAGGGAAAGCCAGAGCAGATAAGGCCGCTCTACTCTATCTTCAACCAGGAGAAGGCCTACCGGCCGATCTCCCTTGACTTCGCCCAGGAACTCCCACTTCCCGGTGAAGTTGAGCGTCTGATGGGGGAGGACTACAGGAAAGTCGTCGAGGGTCTGCAAAGGGAGATTCCCAAAGCTGGTCTCAGGGTGGTGTGGCTCCTGCCGGTTCTTGAAAAGCACCTGACATTCGTCAGTTCAGTGACTTCTAAAGGCAACGTCATCTCGCTCTACGACCACTTGAGGATGACGTCTGCGATAGCCCTAGCGATGTTCAAAGCCGGGTGCACCGTTGAGGGCATAAAAACGGGCAGATGCAAAGACGAAAAGAAGTTTCTCCTGATCGAGGGCGACTTCTCAGGCATACAGGACTTTATCTATGGAATAAGTGGGAAAGGAACTCTGAAGTACCTCCGCGCGAGGAGCGCTTATTTAGAACTCATCGCCTGGGACATTGTCATTGAAATCCTAAGGAGGCTAAGCCTAACGAGGATCAATGTGGTCTTCAACGCAGGTGGCCACTTCCTCATACTCGGCCAGAACACGGAAGACGCCAGGAGGGAGCTCGAAAGCATCAGGAAGCACGTTGTGGAGTGGCTCTACAGGGAGTTCGACGGGAAGCTTTACCTCGCCCTTGAGTGGGAGGCGCTAACCGGCGAGGAGCTCGGGAGAAAGAATGGGAAGAAACTCTTTGCAGAGGCGAGGAAGAGACTCAAGAGGAAACTAAGCCTGAAGAAGCTCAGGCGCTTCGAGGAAGTTGAAAATCTGTTCAAAGATCCAGAAGCTGGTGGAAGGCTTGAGGAGTGCGCTATCTGTGGAAAAGAGGTGCCCGAGAGCGAGCTTGAAGCCTTCCGGCTGAGTGACGATTCAAATGTGAGAGCCTGTAAAACATGCAACGAGCTCGCAGAGCTTGGTCAAAAACTGCCCAAGGTTAAAGGAGTTGTACTCGACAGGAAGGCCCACGAGGGCGAGGGGATAACAAAAGGTCCATTTAGATACTTCATACCGTACACTGAGGATCCAATACCGGAGGGAGAAGTTCTCCTCCTCAAGAACACCCTTGATGTTCCCGAGAACCTTCCAGAGGGCATTGAGTTCATCCCGTATCTTGTGGCCGACTACTTTAAGCCAAATGCAGAGAACGAACACACGGTTGCAGAGTTCACTGAACTGGCGGAAAACTCTACAGGAACAAAAAGACTCGGCGTCCTCAAGGGCGACGTGGACAACCTCGGGTTGTTCTTCATGAACCTAGACAGCCCCTCAAAGCTCGCCACCGCTTCCCGCTTCATGGATTACTTTTTCAAGGCGTACCTCAACGAAATTATAAGGGGCAAGTTCAGATACACCATGGGAGAAATCCCCTCACTCAGAGACTGGCCGGAAGAGCCCGATATCGTCGTGGTTTACGCCGGAGGGGACGATTTCTTCATTGTTGGGGCATGGGATCAGGTCTTCGAGCTGGCTTTCCGAATAAGGGAGGCCTTCAGGGCCTACACAGGAAACGGGAGGAGTTTATCAGCTGGTCTGGGTTACTTCCATCCCAAGACGCCGATATACAGGATGGCTGATGTCGTCTCGGAGAGACTTGAGAGGGCGAAAAACGAGGGAAGCGATAAGGACAGGGTCTTTGTGATAGAGAGAACCGCCCCAGAGGGATTCCCCATTGCTTACCGCTGGGAACAGTACGAGGAGCTCTGGAAGACTTACAAGCCAAGGATTTACGCCGGAAACGGCGGGCTGGTGAAGGAACTTGCGTCAAAGAAAGGCCTCCTGTGGAGGATTCTTGAGCTCAGGGAGCTCTACGTCAGGGATCCAAAGAGCGTAAAGTGGGCTTACTTGATAGCTTACCTCCTCGGCAGGCACAAGCTCTCAGGCCTGTTTCCAGAGCTCGTCGGGATAGATGCGGAGGCCGTCCTAAGGGGCAGGCCACAGCCGATTTACTGGGTTGATGGCATTCTAAAGGTTGTTTTGATGGCCGTTAGGGGGTGA
- the cas6 gene encoding CRISPR-associated endoribonuclease Cas6, which yields MRLKITFKTNNEVPKQPNKHAVQGFIYSMLKDTEYGGRHNEPRFKFFTFSDFFIDRKGRLTFIVSSPERGFIYALYHSIKEKDHVHIGTHQLKITEVRKFGVPLRNRFQTGSPIVVYRNSEENEYFKLHAHLDLRFFLERLRENAEKKYSAFYDDDFILDRPIFDRLIPKLRNNGKLDVYVKVVKNGVPFPVIGSNWELLEKERIRPEEKRFYRFIMDVGLGEKNSLGFGFLNPVRR from the coding sequence ATGCGGTTAAAAATAACGTTTAAAACTAACAATGAAGTACCAAAACAGCCCAATAAACACGCCGTCCAGGGGTTCATTTACAGCATGCTGAAGGACACGGAGTATGGGGGAAGGCATAACGAACCGCGCTTCAAGTTCTTCACGTTCTCCGATTTCTTTATAGACAGAAAGGGAAGGCTTACGTTTATAGTGTCCTCACCGGAGAGGGGGTTCATATACGCACTATATCACAGCATCAAAGAGAAAGACCACGTACACATTGGAACTCATCAGCTGAAAATCACTGAAGTCCGGAAGTTCGGTGTGCCCCTCAGGAACAGATTTCAGACAGGTTCCCCTATAGTGGTTTACAGGAACTCCGAGGAAAACGAGTACTTTAAACTCCATGCCCATCTTGACCTAAGGTTCTTCCTCGAAAGACTTCGTGAAAATGCGGAAAAGAAGTACAGTGCGTTTTATGATGACGATTTCATCCTCGATAGACCGATTTTTGACAGGTTAATCCCAAAGCTCAGGAACAACGGGAAACTTGACGTATACGTCAAGGTAGTCAAGAACGGCGTCCCCTTCCCGGTAATAGGCTCCAACTGGGAACTTCTTGAGAAGGAGCGGATAAGACCAGAGGAGAAGCGTTTCTACCGCTTTATAATGGATGTGGGCCTTGGGGAAAAGAACAGCCTCGGTTTTGGGTTTTTGAACCCCGTCAGGAGGTGA
- a CDS encoding TIGR01177 family methyltransferase, whose amino-acid sequence MLYVEILGNIPEMARDEVKAMLELGEGRITGQDYLLLKVEGGEKVFPHLDRLGLAHEYGLLVVEADSVGELLKRTGKIDWPIEGTFKVDTETMTNCKHEILDLPRKLGSVIHAQGFKVDLSKPDTLVRAYCGERLYAGVRLHFFDPKDFEGRKAHHRPFFRPISLHPRFSRALVNLTKARKEILDPFMGAGGILMEAGLLGLKVYGVDIKPEMVEGAEMNLRHYGIRDYVLKLGDATRLEELFPRKKFEAIATDPPYGTSATLAGRRRDELYRKALESMHRVLKHGGRLAIAFPADFDGEAEGEAVGFRLVNKYYQRVHKSLDRWFYVFERV is encoded by the coding sequence ATGCTCTACGTCGAGATACTGGGAAACATTCCTGAAATGGCAAGAGACGAAGTTAAAGCCATGCTCGAACTCGGCGAAGGGAGAATCACGGGTCAGGATTACCTCCTTCTCAAGGTTGAAGGGGGAGAAAAAGTCTTTCCCCACCTTGACAGGCTCGGGCTGGCCCACGAGTATGGATTGCTCGTGGTTGAGGCGGATTCCGTTGGAGAACTTCTCAAAAGGACTGGAAAAATTGACTGGCCCATTGAAGGCACCTTCAAGGTCGACACCGAAACCATGACCAACTGTAAGCATGAAATTCTCGACCTGCCGCGGAAGCTCGGGTCGGTGATACACGCCCAGGGGTTTAAAGTGGACCTCTCAAAGCCGGACACGCTGGTTAGGGCATACTGCGGCGAGAGACTCTACGCTGGAGTAAGGCTCCACTTCTTCGACCCCAAGGACTTTGAGGGCAGGAAAGCCCACCATAGACCCTTCTTCAGACCCATCTCCCTCCATCCGCGTTTCTCCCGTGCTCTGGTAAACCTAACGAAGGCAAGGAAAGAGATTCTCGATCCCTTCATGGGCGCCGGTGGGATTCTGATGGAGGCCGGCCTCCTTGGTCTCAAGGTCTATGGTGTGGACATCAAACCGGAGATGGTTGAAGGGGCTGAGATGAACCTCCGGCACTACGGGATTAGGGATTACGTCTTGAAACTCGGTGACGCCACGAGGCTAGAAGAGCTGTTTCCGAGAAAGAAGTTTGAAGCGATAGCCACCGATCCACCCTACGGCACCTCTGCTACCCTCGCCGGAAGGAGACGGGACGAACTTTACAGAAAGGCCCTGGAGAGCATGCACCGCGTTCTCAAGCACGGCGGGAGACTGGCAATAGCCTTCCCCGCGGACTTCGACGGGGAAGCCGAAGGCGAGGCGGTGGGCTTCAGACTCGTTAACAAATACTATCAAAGGGTTCATAAGAGCCTCGACAGGTGGTTCTACGTGTTTGAGAGGGTGTGA
- the thiI gene encoding tRNA uracil 4-sulfurtransferase ThiI, with amino-acid sequence MFNVVIVRYGEIGTKARQTRRWFESILMNNIREALVSEGIDFKKVEAKHGRVLVRTNRAKEAVEVLTRVFGIVSLSPAMEVDAEIDKINRTALKLFRKKKRELNLERPRFRVTARRITKEFPLKSPEVQAKVGEYIFENEESEVDLHEYGIEVGVELMEGKAYVFVDKVRGWGGLPIGTQGKVVALLSGGIDSPVAAFLMMKRGVEVIPVHIYMGEKTLEKVRKIWNQLKKYGYGGKGKLVVVRPKERDRIIKKLKEMKKDKYTCVLCKFNMVRSADKIAKDFGAKGIVMGDSLGQVASQTLENMYIVSQATDLPIYRPLIGMDKEEIVGIAKKIGTFELSTLPEDEVSFIPRHPIIRGSWEEFKKLYRAVLGRN; translated from the coding sequence ATGTTCAACGTTGTTATCGTGAGGTACGGTGAGATAGGAACGAAGGCGAGGCAAACGCGGAGATGGTTCGAGAGCATACTGATGAACAACATCCGCGAGGCCCTGGTGAGCGAGGGGATTGACTTCAAAAAGGTTGAGGCGAAGCACGGTAGGGTTCTGGTGAGGACGAACAGGGCGAAGGAAGCCGTCGAAGTTCTCACCCGCGTGTTTGGCATAGTCTCGCTCTCGCCGGCGATGGAAGTCGATGCGGAGATAGACAAGATAAACAGAACCGCGCTCAAGCTCTTCCGAAAGAAAAAGCGTGAACTCAACCTCGAAAGGCCCCGCTTCCGCGTCACCGCGAGGAGGATAACCAAGGAGTTTCCGCTCAAGAGTCCCGAGGTTCAGGCGAAGGTCGGGGAGTACATCTTCGAGAACGAGGAGAGTGAGGTTGACCTTCACGAATATGGCATAGAAGTCGGCGTCGAGCTGATGGAGGGTAAAGCGTACGTCTTCGTGGACAAGGTAAGGGGATGGGGCGGCCTGCCAATCGGGACACAGGGAAAAGTGGTTGCCTTACTCAGCGGTGGTATTGACTCCCCAGTGGCGGCTTTCCTTATGATGAAGCGTGGCGTGGAGGTCATCCCAGTTCACATCTACATGGGCGAGAAGACCCTTGAGAAGGTCAGGAAAATCTGGAATCAGCTCAAGAAGTACGGCTACGGTGGGAAGGGCAAGCTGGTAGTGGTCAGACCGAAGGAGCGCGATAGGATAATCAAGAAGCTCAAAGAGATGAAGAAGGATAAATACACCTGCGTCCTCTGCAAGTTCAACATGGTGAGAAGCGCGGATAAAATTGCCAAGGACTTCGGTGCGAAGGGTATAGTCATGGGCGATTCACTCGGACAGGTCGCTTCACAAACGCTTGAGAACATGTATATCGTCAGTCAGGCCACCGATTTACCAATCTACCGTCCACTCATCGGCATGGACAAGGAGGAGATAGTTGGGATAGCGAAGAAGATCGGCACCTTCGAGCTTTCTACCCTCCCCGAGGATGAGGTCTCATTCATTCCCAGGCACCCGATAATACGTGGCTCCTGGGAGGAGTTCAAAAAACTCTATCGGGCCGTCCTCGGGAGGAACTAG
- a CDS encoding DUF998 domain-containing protein, which translates to MEFERLSAYIAVFLPIIFLAGLVIALSRNPWFSFTNNALSDMGSLKNPERWYFNGFLMAFTVVGFIAAFGALKNGLSYLMPLAMVFLFLVGVFPEELPYHTPSAVLFYVLALADIAIVGIKLGRSGAFVGYLWSLTAVLTFFLMLYLLKERVFKGLAIPEMVGAITILAWFVYVGLLQLGSIFFN; encoded by the coding sequence ATGGAGTTCGAGAGACTCTCAGCATACATTGCGGTATTCCTCCCTATCATATTCCTCGCAGGCCTCGTTATAGCACTGTCTAGGAACCCCTGGTTCTCCTTCACGAACAACGCCCTCAGTGACATGGGTTCGCTCAAAAATCCGGAGAGGTGGTACTTCAACGGCTTTCTAATGGCGTTCACCGTGGTGGGCTTCATCGCGGCTTTTGGGGCGCTCAAAAACGGTCTCAGCTACCTCATGCCCCTCGCGATGGTATTCCTCTTTCTCGTTGGAGTTTTCCCGGAGGAGTTGCCTTACCACACACCATCGGCCGTTTTATTCTACGTTCTGGCACTGGCGGACATTGCGATAGTAGGAATAAAACTGGGCCGCTCCGGGGCTTTCGTTGGATACCTCTGGTCCCTCACAGCGGTTCTGACGTTCTTCCTCATGCTCTACCTCCTAAAGGAGAGGGTCTTCAAGGGTCTTGCCATCCCAGAGATGGTTGGGGCGATAACGATCCTCGCGTGGTTCGTTTATGTGGGTCTGTTGCAACTGGGGAGCATCTTTTTTAATTAA
- a CDS encoding acetate--CoA ligase family protein: protein MKEEALEVIESVLREGRTALVEYEAKQVLKAYGLPVPEEKLAKTLDEALKYAEEIGYPVAMKLMSPQILHKSDAKVVLLNIKTPEELKEKWEVIHENARKYKPDAEILGVLIAPMLKVGREIIIGVTEDPQFGHALMFGLGGIFVEVLKDVTFRIIPITERDAKKMITEIKSYPILAGARGEEPADVGAIAQLLLKVSELVNDLDAYVKEMDLNPVFVYNEGEGAVVVDARIILKEPKEEKPEISSEYRERCA, encoded by the coding sequence ATGAAGGAGGAAGCCCTCGAAGTTATTGAGTCCGTCCTGAGGGAGGGGCGGACAGCCCTCGTAGAGTACGAGGCCAAGCAGGTGCTCAAGGCCTACGGCCTTCCCGTTCCGGAGGAGAAGCTAGCAAAGACCCTCGATGAGGCACTCAAGTACGCCGAGGAAATAGGCTACCCCGTGGCAATGAAGCTCATGTCACCGCAGATTCTCCACAAGAGCGACGCCAAAGTGGTTCTCCTAAACATAAAGACGCCGGAAGAGCTGAAGGAGAAATGGGAGGTAATCCACGAGAACGCGCGCAAATACAAGCCAGATGCCGAAATTCTCGGTGTCCTAATTGCCCCAATGCTCAAGGTTGGCAGGGAGATAATCATCGGCGTCACGGAGGACCCGCAGTTCGGCCACGCGCTCATGTTCGGTCTAGGCGGAATCTTCGTTGAGGTTCTCAAGGACGTCACCTTCCGCATAATCCCAATAACCGAGCGCGACGCCAAGAAAATGATAACCGAGATAAAGAGCTACCCGATTTTAGCGGGAGCGCGTGGTGAAGAACCCGCTGACGTGGGGGCCATAGCCCAGCTCTTGCTCAAGGTCAGTGAACTCGTTAACGATCTCGACGCCTACGTTAAAGAGATGGACCTCAACCCCGTCTTCGTCTACAACGAAGGGGAGGGGGCAGTGGTCGTTGACGCTAGGATAATCCTCAAGGAGCCAAAGGAGGAGAAGCCGGAGATTAGCTCCGAGTACAGGGAGAGATGCGCCTGA
- a CDS encoding CoA-binding protein, producing the protein MVEKIVEEMKPFFDPKAVAIIGATDKRGKVGNVIFENFKMNKERGIFKGNIYPVNPKLDEIEGYKVYKTVKELPDDTDLAVISIPAKFVPATMRDIAEKGIKAAIIITGGFGELGEDGKRLEREIYEVAKTHGIRVIGPNCVGVYVPDKGVDTVFLPENKMDRPKSGPIAFVSQSGAFAAAMLDWATMAEVGIGKMVSYGNKIDVDDADLMDYFIHDDEINVVTFYIEGVKDGRKFIESAKRITKVKPVIALKSGRTEYGAKAASSHTGSLAGADTIYDAVFKQTGIIRAEDFEHMFDLAKAFAVLVHKLPKGDRVGIITDGGGAGVMASDAVAKFGLKMADLSEETVKFLRENFPPHAVPKNPTDVVGDTDAERYRIALEAFTKDPNVDAIVIIVLFQVPLLEEEKVIDIVAEYQKKSDKPIVAIAMGGKKTDYYARMLEERGVPVYPTPERGVRAMAGLVKYAEYLKRLEE; encoded by the coding sequence ATGGTGGAAAAGATAGTTGAGGAAATGAAGCCCTTCTTTGACCCGAAAGCGGTCGCTATCATAGGTGCAACCGACAAGAGGGGAAAGGTTGGAAACGTCATTTTTGAGAATTTCAAGATGAACAAGGAGCGCGGAATCTTCAAGGGCAACATCTATCCGGTGAACCCCAAGCTCGACGAGATTGAGGGTTATAAAGTCTACAAGACCGTTAAGGAGCTTCCCGATGACACTGATCTCGCTGTCATCTCAATACCCGCAAAGTTCGTGCCCGCAACAATGAGGGACATCGCGGAGAAGGGTATTAAAGCCGCTATAATCATCACCGGCGGCTTCGGTGAGCTCGGTGAGGATGGCAAGAGGCTCGAGCGCGAGATCTACGAGGTAGCCAAGACCCACGGGATACGCGTTATTGGTCCCAACTGTGTTGGAGTTTACGTTCCGGATAAGGGTGTTGACACGGTCTTCCTGCCCGAGAACAAAATGGACAGGCCGAAGAGCGGACCGATAGCCTTCGTCAGCCAGAGCGGTGCCTTCGCCGCCGCAATGCTCGACTGGGCCACAATGGCCGAGGTCGGAATAGGAAAGATGGTCAGCTACGGTAACAAAATAGACGTCGACGATGCGGATTTGATGGACTACTTCATTCACGATGATGAGATAAACGTCGTCACCTTTTACATCGAGGGAGTTAAGGACGGCAGGAAGTTCATCGAGAGCGCCAAGAGGATAACCAAGGTCAAGCCAGTGATAGCCCTAAAGAGCGGAAGGACCGAGTACGGCGCTAAAGCGGCTTCGTCCCACACGGGTTCTCTAGCGGGAGCCGACACCATTTACGATGCGGTTTTCAAGCAGACCGGCATAATCCGCGCGGAAGACTTCGAGCACATGTTTGACCTTGCAAAGGCCTTCGCTGTATTAGTTCACAAGCTCCCGAAGGGCGACAGGGTAGGGATAATCACCGACGGTGGCGGCGCTGGGGTCATGGCCAGCGATGCCGTGGCAAAGTTCGGTCTCAAGATGGCAGACCTCAGCGAGGAGACGGTGAAGTTCCTCAGGGAAAACTTCCCGCCGCATGCGGTTCCTAAGAACCCAACCGACGTCGTCGGTGACACCGACGCAGAAAGGTACAGGATAGCCCTTGAGGCCTTCACAAAGGATCCAAACGTAGATGCCATAGTTATTATAGTTCTCTTTCAGGTGCCTCTCCTTGAGGAGGAGAAGGTAATCGACATCGTCGCGGAGTACCAGAAGAAGAGCGACAAGCCGATAGTTGCCATCGCAATGGGTGGAAAGAAAACCGACTACTACGCCCGCATGCTGGAAGAGAGGGGAGTTCCCGTTTATCCGACCCCTGAGAGGGGAGTCAGGGCCATGGCAGGTCTCGTTAAGTACGCTGAATACCTGAAGAGGCTTGAAGAGTGA
- a CDS encoding sugar phosphate isomerase/epimerase yields the protein MIGLSMTAYDEKTLRGFEKWVRAAEGLGFDFIELLSEWPHYLSENNLNFFCEVLNSYGMKATVHAPFSDINIASFNGHIRNVSLGIIRETLKLSAEIDALAVTIHPGHCSPVSVKNRRKYLEIHRESLRKISSWAGEYGIKVGVENMPRFPILDAQTPERLAELIEGIDIGVTFDVGHLNTTSMDFDRFLELLGDRIVHVHLHDNSSKADEHLPPGEGTLPWRRVFPKLPEVTMALEVNNLESARRSLEFLNGLHQ from the coding sequence ATGATAGGACTGTCAATGACAGCTTATGATGAAAAAACCCTCAGGGGGTTTGAGAAATGGGTCAGGGCAGCCGAAGGGCTTGGCTTTGACTTCATTGAACTCCTAAGCGAGTGGCCGCACTACCTCTCTGAGAACAACCTCAACTTTTTCTGTGAAGTCCTCAACTCCTACGGTATGAAGGCCACAGTACACGCGCCCTTCAGCGACATCAACATAGCATCTTTCAACGGGCACATAAGAAACGTCTCGCTGGGAATAATCCGCGAGACGCTGAAACTTTCGGCGGAGATCGATGCACTTGCAGTGACGATTCACCCCGGTCACTGCTCTCCGGTGAGCGTGAAAAACCGGCGGAAATATCTTGAAATCCATAGGGAATCTCTGAGGAAGATATCCAGCTGGGCTGGGGAGTACGGCATAAAGGTGGGTGTGGAGAACATGCCTCGTTTTCCGATTCTGGATGCGCAGACCCCCGAGAGGCTGGCTGAGCTGATAGAAGGGATTGACATAGGAGTCACCTTCGATGTTGGGCACTTAAATACTACCTCAATGGACTTCGACCGTTTCCTCGAGCTCCTTGGGGATAGAATAGTGCACGTTCACCTCCACGACAACTCCAGCAAAGCAGATGAGCATCTCCCACCCGGAGAGGGAACCCTCCCGTGGAGGAGGGTGTTTCCAAAGCTGCCCGAAGTGACGATGGCCCTCGAAGTGAACAACCTTGAATCCGCCAGGAGAAGCCTCGAATTTTTAAATGGTCTGCACCAATGA
- a CDS encoding magnesium transporter, whose amino-acid sequence MIATSYPLLLIILPGLSDLRGNVFGAMASRMTTALHLGKIRGILDKEVTTNMSMAIGSSKIPLIILWATGAIKLGFSHSAFIVLLVMIASAIVIGLLLGYSTAFITIFPYRWGADPDMIAAPLIALVADVITIPTLVYLIFFYEGHSVAFYAFTALMVVFFVSLIALSDYKREHVRAFKEVSGVLTVLALIEIFSGSTLESYSDIISKAIILSVMYPSLLDSVGNFASIAAATTSTRLNLSGKSALKNREFYFDVSALLLLTPIIGFLTNYIAVRVTNLIGYQAALIWPFILGYPLLVVINMAIGVFIAYISHRFNIDPDNVAIPTATTISDVMGTIFIVLLAKMMVGA is encoded by the coding sequence ATGATAGCCACCTCGTACCCGCTTCTTCTGATAATTCTCCCGGGTCTCAGCGATTTAAGGGGCAACGTCTTTGGTGCGATGGCCTCGAGGATGACGACGGCCCTCCACCTAGGTAAAATCAGGGGAATCCTCGATAAAGAGGTAACAACAAACATGTCAATGGCCATAGGGAGTTCCAAGATACCCCTTATAATCCTCTGGGCAACTGGTGCAATAAAGCTTGGCTTTTCCCACTCGGCCTTCATCGTCCTCCTTGTCATGATTGCTTCTGCGATAGTCATAGGTTTGCTACTAGGCTACTCCACGGCCTTCATAACGATATTTCCCTACCGCTGGGGCGCCGATCCAGATATGATAGCGGCCCCATTGATAGCCTTAGTGGCAGATGTCATAACCATCCCAACGCTTGTTTATCTCATATTCTTCTACGAGGGCCATAGTGTGGCCTTCTACGCATTCACGGCGCTCATGGTGGTTTTCTTTGTTTCTTTGATAGCCCTCTCGGACTACAAGAGAGAGCACGTCAGGGCCTTTAAGGAGGTCTCGGGGGTTTTGACGGTTCTGGCACTCATCGAGATATTCTCGGGTTCGACCCTTGAATCGTACAGCGACATCATCTCTAAGGCCATAATCCTGAGCGTCATGTATCCCTCACTACTAGACAGCGTCGGCAACTTTGCCTCGATAGCGGCTGCGACAACCTCAACACGCCTTAACCTCTCAGGAAAGAGCGCCCTTAAGAACAGGGAATTTTACTTTGATGTCTCTGCTCTGCTCCTGCTGACGCCGATAATCGGTTTCCTGACCAACTATATAGCGGTCCGTGTCACGAACCTGATAGGTTACCAGGCGGCGCTTATATGGCCTTTCATTCTCGGCTACCCGCTTCTCGTCGTGATTAACATGGCCATCGGGGTTTTCATCGCCTACATCTCACACCGTTTTAACATAGACCCGGACAACGTTGCCATCCCAACCGCTACAACCATATCGGACGTTATGGGAACCATCTTCATCGTCCTGCTCGCAAAGATGATGGTGGGAGCATGA
- a CDS encoding potassium channel family protein codes for MEEWDEVEVPDNVKEIFVEMKNTAELMVDLAYSAVLFREKEMAEEVLELEEYLDLLNYNLTVRAVLSARNIRDAERITSILQMGRSIDEISDAAADLAKMVIEEKLHPLINEVILESEETIGKAVVSPESILVGKTLEELDLPANTGVWVIAIRRGKRWLFDPDEDTRLMSGDILIGRGTRTALEYLKELARGVIKVMPNG; via the coding sequence ATGGAAGAATGGGACGAGGTTGAAGTTCCCGACAACGTGAAGGAGATATTCGTCGAGATGAAGAACACCGCCGAACTTATGGTCGACCTTGCCTACTCGGCGGTTCTTTTCCGCGAGAAGGAGATGGCAGAGGAGGTTCTGGAGCTTGAGGAGTACCTCGACCTGCTCAACTACAACTTAACCGTCAGGGCGGTGCTCTCGGCGAGAAACATCAGGGACGCGGAGAGGATAACATCAATCCTTCAGATGGGGCGCTCGATAGACGAGATATCAGACGCGGCGGCGGACCTTGCGAAGATGGTCATCGAGGAGAAGCTCCACCCACTCATCAACGAGGTCATCCTTGAGAGTGAGGAAACCATTGGAAAGGCTGTAGTCTCGCCGGAATCTATCCTCGTGGGCAAAACGCTCGAAGAACTTGACCTTCCGGCCAACACGGGGGTCTGGGTGATAGCGATAAGGCGTGGCAAGCGCTGGCTCTTCGATCCTGACGAGGACACGAGGCTAATGTCCGGCGACATACTCATTGGTAGGGGCACCAGAACGGCCCTGGAATACCTTAAGGAGCTTGCAAGAGGTGTCATAAAGGTGATGCCGAATGGATGA